One window from the genome of Bernardetia sp. encodes:
- a CDS encoding SGNH/GDSL hydrolase family protein, with protein sequence MAKTGWTCEELLTAIRLAEQRKDLKQKYDIVSLLIGVNDQYDGEDSTKYEQRFEKLLQKAISLAAKDASKVFVISIPDYGMTDFAKSKNLDTQKIASEIDYYNRINKQISLKYKVKYFDITPISRKAAQDKTLIASDGLHPSGQMYKEWVDLMAKDVMKMLNK encoded by the coding sequence ATTGCAAAAACAGGTTGGACATGCGAAGAACTCTTGACAGCGATTCGTTTGGCAGAACAACGAAAAGACTTAAAACAAAAATATGACATTGTATCTCTTCTCATTGGAGTAAACGACCAATACGATGGAGAAGATAGCACGAAATATGAACAACGTTTTGAAAAACTATTGCAAAAGGCAATTAGTTTGGCTGCAAAAGATGCTTCAAAAGTATTTGTGATTTCAATTCCAGATTACGGAATGACAGATTTTGCCAAAAGTAAAAATTTGGATACTCAAAAAATAGCTAGTGAGATAGATTATTATAATAGAATAAATAAACAGATTTCACTGAAATACAAAGTAAAATATTTTGACATAACGCCAATTTCAAGAAAAGCAGCTCAAGACAAAACGCTCATTGCTAGTGATGGACTTCATCCTTCTGGGCAGATGTATAAAGAATGGGTAGATTTGATGGCAAAAGACGTGATGAAGATGCTTAACAAATAA
- a CDS encoding metallophosphoesterase family protein, producing the protein MNFPFKIATDSKQTKGRRLVIPDIHGCSSTFRALLQKINLTKDDVLFFLGDYIDKGIDSKGVIDEILRLESEGYTIFLLRGNHEQTLLESIEEYPENPLIFHKAYKLENLLHHTGQIEEKYHTFLKNLYFYIELEDYFLVHAGFNFDAENPFQDFEEMLWLRDVFYDEELAKSKAIIFGHQPTPLIDIQYAIQNNSKVICLDNGAVFYDFAAQGYGKLLCFDLDSKKLFFQKNLEQQRLESNLI; encoded by the coding sequence ATGAATTTTCCTTTCAAAATAGCTACAGATTCTAAACAAACCAAAGGTAGAAGATTAGTCATACCAGATATACATGGCTGCTCTTCTACCTTTCGTGCTTTACTCCAAAAAATCAATCTGACAAAAGATGACGTATTGTTTTTCTTAGGAGATTATATCGATAAAGGTATTGATAGCAAAGGAGTAATTGACGAGATTCTAAGGCTTGAATCAGAAGGATATACTATTTTTTTACTACGAGGAAATCACGAACAAACACTTTTAGAAAGTATAGAAGAATACCCAGAAAATCCTCTTATTTTTCATAAAGCCTACAAACTTGAAAACTTGCTACATCATACAGGACAGATAGAAGAAAAATATCACACATTCTTAAAAAATCTGTATTTCTATATTGAGTTAGAAGATTATTTTTTGGTTCATGCAGGATTTAATTTCGATGCCGAAAATCCTTTTCAAGACTTCGAAGAAATGTTATGGTTACGTGATGTTTTTTATGATGAAGAACTTGCCAAATCTAAAGCCATAATCTTTGGACATCAGCCTACTCCACTGATTGATATTCAATACGCTATACAAAATAATTCTAAAGTTATCTGCCTTGATAATGGAGCAGTTTTTTATGATTTTGCAGCACAAGGCTATGGCAAACTTTTGTGTTTTGATTTGGATAGTAAAAAGCTATTTTTTCAAAAAAACTTAGAACAACAAAGACTAGAATCTAATCTGATTTAG
- the mltG gene encoding endolytic transglycosylase MltG, protein MATSNKDNSKGKISLKYKIILGVFAGLSVFVIATSYYIYQMAYTPNVLTQKGAKEQVLYIPKGMKYDELAKKLRTEGTIQHPVAFGVFSKWLGYVDNVKAGRYILTPKTNTIDFVRQLRSGNQAPVNVTFNQNLRFLTDLAGKITNNLELDSAEFATYLQDESTAKEFGFDKDNFISMFIPNTYEMYWTATKEEVVERMKKEYDKFWTDKRKELAKAKGLSQKEVAILASIVDAETRYADEKPRVAGVYLNRLEKEMLLQADPTLVFAHKDFTIKRVLNSHKEIESPFNTYKYAGLPPAPIRLPSISGLNAVLNAENHEYIFFCAKEDLSGYHAFAKTNAEHEANARRYHRALNERGIK, encoded by the coding sequence GTGATTGCGACAAGCTATTACATTTATCAGATGGCATATACTCCAAATGTCTTGACTCAAAAAGGAGCAAAAGAACAAGTTTTGTACATTCCAAAAGGAATGAAATATGACGAACTTGCCAAGAAACTCCGTACAGAAGGGACAATTCAACACCCTGTTGCTTTTGGCGTATTTTCAAAGTGGCTAGGATATGTAGATAATGTAAAAGCAGGGCGTTATATTCTTACTCCAAAAACAAATACGATTGATTTTGTACGCCAACTTCGTTCTGGAAATCAAGCTCCTGTAAATGTTACCTTTAACCAAAACTTGCGTTTCTTAACAGACCTTGCAGGAAAAATAACAAACAACTTAGAACTAGATTCAGCAGAGTTTGCTACTTATTTGCAAGATGAAAGCACAGCAAAAGAGTTTGGTTTTGACAAGGACAATTTTATCTCTATGTTCATTCCCAATACCTACGAAATGTACTGGACAGCTACAAAAGAGGAAGTAGTGGAGAGAATGAAAAAAGAATATGATAAATTTTGGACAGACAAACGAAAAGAGTTAGCTAAAGCAAAAGGACTTTCTCAAAAAGAAGTAGCTATTTTGGCTTCTATTGTAGATGCAGAAACTCGTTATGCTGATGAAAAACCTCGTGTAGCAGGTGTTTACTTGAATCGTTTGGAAAAAGAAATGCTCTTACAAGCTGACCCAACACTTGTTTTTGCTCACAAAGATTTTACTATCAAAAGGGTCTTGAATAGCCATAAAGAAATCGAATCGCCATTCAATACGTATAAATATGCTGGTTTGCCTCCTGCTCCAATTCGCTTACCATCTATTTCTGGATTAAATGCTGTTTTGAATGCAGAAAATCACGAGTATATATTTTTCTGTGCAAAAGAAGACTTATCTGGCTATCACGCTTTTGCCAAAACAAATGCAGAACATGAAGCCAATGCAAGACGTTATCACAGAGCATTGAATGAGAGAGGAATTAAATAA